In Podospora pseudopauciseta strain CBS 411.78 chromosome 3, whole genome shotgun sequence, one genomic interval encodes:
- a CDS encoding hypothetical protein (COG:O; EggNog:ENOG503PW6M), whose amino-acid sequence MAFHPYRRESRTGWGRGNQAGQAGRGQGNAGRGGGHNSMYLIGGDPPTKARQYYKFVRQNRGQLVEDESPTQPNPSDSSANEINAHDPDPFHWFIAPPGYVAAVQNEDLIPDEDDLMMDAPAEGPGRDNYYYDPEDRNTTPPPPYDRTVTGGETNMWTDIKNWIMNIAGTPAAHTEIPAPYAVCSACQLVEIDIKGIPKSHNPNYSVGLGIVLICGHILCARCYNVWCRDKYNTTHGFNCPMCRAKLQCDSRACKDIFYPYIIPPARHEKPPGNGWKEFLDYVPLTLGEGGVRPTQCHICRATRLVVLGRIAKRLFNENCRRTLTDPRAQYMGVPYSDAEMAWFLETTYEPTENMLKKLKTQLIQEHPGWGGPVHPTMHIVWNVNPVQDNYLVHKRKVKLAYRAMAQEDGALEDGRRIENLGELEEGERVKPPARVTRVPVALRTSDLANL is encoded by the coding sequence ATGGCGTTTCATCCATATCGTAGGGAGTCCCGTACCGGTTGGGGCCGAGGGAACCAGGCAGGCCAGGCCGGGCGTGGTCAAGGGAATGCGGGGAGAGGCGGTGGTCATAATAGCATGTATCTCATCGGGGGAGATCCGCCGACCAAAGCACGACAATACTACAAGTTCGTCCGACAGAACCGGGGCCaattggtggaggatgagtcACCAACACAACCGAATCCAAGCGATTCATCGGCCAACGAGATCAACGCTCATGACCCAGACCCATTCCATTGGTTCATTGCGCCTCCAGGTTACGTTGCCGCTGTCCAAAACGAGGACCTGATCCCTGATGAGGACGACCTAATGATGGACGCACCGGCAGAGGGTCCTGGTCGAGATAATTACTATTATGACCCAGAAGACCGTAACACgacgccaccgccgccataCGACAGGACGGTGACGGGAGGTGAGACAAACATGTGGACTGACATCAAAAACTGGATCATGAATATTGCCGGAACTCCTGCCGCTCATACCGAGATTCCGGCCCCTTATGCCGTCTGCAGCGCGTGTCAACTAGTCGAAATCGACATCAAGGGAATTCCAAAGTCTCACAACCCAAACTATAGCGTGGGTCTTGGGATCGTTTTGATCTGTGGCCATATTCTCTGCGCCCGCTGCTACAACGTGTGGTGCAGGGACAAGTACAACACCACTCACGGTTTCAACTGCCCCATGTGCCGAGCAAAGCTGCAGTGCGATTCCAGGGCCTGCAAGGACATCTTCTACCCCTACATCATACCGCCGGCCCGCCATGAGAAGCCCCCAGGCAACGGCTGGAAGGAGTTTCTGGATTATGTGCCGTTGACTctgggcgagggcggcgtGAGGCCCACGCAGTGTCACATCTGTCGAGCGACTCGCCTTGTTGTGCTGGGACGCATCGCCAAACGATTATTCAACGAAAACTGCCGGAGGACCCTGACCGACCCCAGAGCCCAGTACATGGGCGTGCCATATTCCGACGCGGAGATGGCCTGGTTTCTAGAGACCACCTACGAACCCACCGAAAACAtgctcaagaagctcaaaaCGCAGTTGATTCAGGAGCATCCCGGCTGGGGAGGACCGGTGCACCCCACAATGCACATCGTCTGGAATGTGAACCCAGTGCAGGACAACTATCTGGTTCACAAGCGGAAGGTCAAGCTTGCGTATCGTGCCATGGCTCAGGAGGACGGTGCTCTTGAGGATGGTAGGCGTATTGAAAATTTGGGAGAgttggaggaaggggagcgTGTCAAACCACCGGCACGGGTGACACGAGTTCCTGTGGCATTAAGGACTAGTGACTTGGCAAACTTGTAG
- a CDS encoding hypothetical protein (EggNog:ENOG503PE2N), with translation MCFQSTDIARCRHQERLKVMTAAGQENKGMPDHHRPSGADVINTLRSFGLLPYLLKENQEAQFCHVYEGRRHYDLVDDSIGACVTVLRRWVASCREDHPECKFSVVDKMEETPRRLLDLSDPLQSPENRWSKLPRRVRVIESKGEMLAYVAISYRWPHASKYWPRLTFKNYTALTTAGLQTDVLPRLIRDAFTIALLAGIRYVWIDCLCIHQGNDDEWVIESAKMASIYGRAAFTVEFVDQTSLVDAAEASRGMFLKTEHGDHDINGDFSPPYNPLSPESVYQWLETSGNFPSRPNGELDTRGWAFQERLLSRRIVSITKEGIF, from the exons atgtGTTTTCAGTCAACTGACATAGCTCGATGCCGACATCAAGAGCGCCTCAAGGTAATGACAGCTGCTGGCCAGGAGAATAAAGGGATGCCTGACCATCATCGTCCTTCAGGGGCTGATGTGATCAACACACTGCGGTCGTTTGGGCTGCTACCCTATCTTCTAAAGGAGAACCAAGAAG CCCAGTTCTGCCATGTATACGAGGGGCGACGACATTACGACCTCGTTGATGATAGCATTGGTGCCTGTGTGACAGTGCTACGGCGCTGGGTCGCTTCTTGCAGAGAGGACCACCCCGAGTGCAAGTTTTCTGTTGTCGACAAAATGGAGGAAACTCCACGAAGGCTGCTTGATCTCAGTGACCCCCTGCAGTCTCCTGAAAACAGATGGTCGAAGCTGCCTAGAAGAGTGCGAGTGATAGAATCAAAGGGCGAAATGTTGGCCTACGTTGCTATCAGCTATCGATGGCCTCATGCTTCCAAATACTGGCCACGCTTGACGTTCAAAAACTACACGGCACTTACTACAGCAGGTCTCCAAACAGACGTTCTACCGAGACTCATTCGAGATGCCTTCACCATCGCGTTGCTTGCCGGGATCAGATATGTCTGGATTGACTGCTTG TGCATACACCAAGGGAACGACGATGAATGGGTCATTGAATCCGCAAAAATGGCCTCGATTTACGGCCGAGCAGCTTTTACAGTTGAGTTCGTCGACCAAACCAGTCTCGTTGACGCCGCTGAAGCGTCCCGCGGTATGTTTCTCAAGACCGAGCACGGGGATCATGATATCAACGGGGACTTCAGCCCACCATACAACCCTCTCAGCCCCGAGTCGGTTTACCAGTGGCTGGAAACCAGCGGTAACTTTCCAAGCCGTCCCAATGGAGAACTTGATACCAGAGGCTGGGCGTTCCAGGAGAGACTTCTTTCTCGTCGCATTGTCAGCATAACAAAAGAAGGAATATTTTAG
- a CDS encoding hypothetical protein (EggNog:ENOG503PE2N) — MAIQGVLHRLRFLLQEEDHHFGVWEGDVLRSLIWFVETEGENARVLLSEPFVKVPSWLWASVDAPVQYGLWHPFWRYRDRDIEVVAPPHTVVKNVSVKASSPRQLSGCSGEVILRGPLATLETTKVGRLPGCKLVFDPRPEAWYSNQVSPDFIRDTSRLTRYYEVDCLQDLVIMKILEGGYSEDQMAQYCLILQPCLPPKPLSRQNGVKPHLGSLPSSPSYHRRLGLLVVDKTLDNFCADDPDICKDDGCLLEKKQKRDGRLVSRRCLGRITTIAIV; from the coding sequence ATGGCAATTCAAGGAGTCCTTCATCGGTTACGATTTCTTCTTCAAGAGGAGGACCATCACTTTGGGGTATGGGAAGGGGACGTCTTGAGATCTCTGATCTGGTTTGTCGAGACAGAGGGCGAAAACGCGCGCGTCCTGCTTTCCGAACCATTTGTGAAGGTTCCGTCATGGTTGTGGGCGTCAGTGGACGCTCCGGTCCAGTACGGACTGTGGCACCCCTTTTGGCGGTATCGAGATCGCGATATCGAGGTCGTGGCACCACCGCACACGGTCGTCAAGAATGTTTCGGTCAAGGCATCTTCACCAAGGCAATTGTCAGGCTGCTCTGGTGAGGTTATTCTTAGGGGTCCTTTGGCCACATTGGAAACGACAAAAGTCGGGAGGTTACCTGGGTGTAAGCTCGTGTTTGACCCCAGGCCCGAGGCTTGGTATTCAAATCAGGTCTCGCCTGACTTCATTCGAGATACCAGCAGGTTGACAAGGTACTATGAGGTCGACTGTTTGCAGGATCTGGTCATTATGAAGATCCTGGAGGGCGGCTACTCGGAGGATCAAATGGCACAGTACTGCCTCATTCTACAGCCATGTCTTCCTCCGAAGCCCCTTTCCCGACAAAACGGCGTCAAGCCCCACCTTGGATCGCTTCCCTCGTCACCCAGCTATCATCGAAGACTTGGACtcttggtggtggacaaAACACTGGACAACTTTTGTGCCGACGATCCTGATATCTGCAAAGACGATGGATGTTTGTtagagaagaagcaaaagagaGATGGCCGGCTCGTCTCTCGGAGATGTTTGGGACGGATAACAACCATCGCTATTGTGTAG
- a CDS encoding hypothetical protein (EggNog:ENOG503PI8G) translates to MSIIQILGQVSRRWLTSSCWCCLSTPTPTLPPSRRLQILGQRNPASSVTQTFMAYPREVLYQARSAAARLNDQLDFDFHNVFHAIFKVSVCTQNTYRYSPEYDHAWGPTAGVPWQIVSDTMFGLGNNWRSTDNRIDAHLRIYCNDGARYEHSANGQLWDTVEHFYRPAGDGGVHACQEQTFHRCYVTHLHQLGDTGGRVRRAILLRHGHPSKPVERPRSAGPVPTPRTIDRAQMAYGGRREREREREREKDDMHNLAVFSLGLEQMPVQTLFHEWMHAMPFLGQDYPDARGMSGSWDYVITLFIEQALHVPEAYIYLGLWAALADLSPSGYLDANGRGGGYTIDRFWGIRPEETKWDQNFLEDNTGETDNPAFGGWITA, encoded by the exons ATGTCGATAATCCAGATTCTTGGTCAGGTCTCAAGGAGATGGCTCACCTCATCCTGTTGGTGCTGCTTGTCAACACCTACGCCTACGCTGCCTCCCAGCCGGCGGCTACAGATACTGGGTCAACGAAACCCAGCCTCCAGCGTGACCCAAACTTTCATGGCCTACCCGCGCGAGGTCCTCTACCAAGCCCGCAGCGCCGCCGCTCGCCTCAACGATCAGCTCGACTTCGACTTCCACAACGTCTTCCACGCCATCTTCAAGGTCAGCGTCTGCACCCAAAACACCTACCGCTACTCCCCCGAGTACGACCACGCCTGGGGTCCCACCGCAGGCGTCCCTTGGCAAATAGTATCAGACACCATGTTCGGCCTGGGCAACAACTGGCGCTCCACAGACAACCGCATTGACGCCCACCTCCGCATCTACTGCAACGACGGCGCCAGATACGAACACTCGGCCAACGGCCAGCTCTGGGACACCGTCGAGCACTTCTACCGCCCCGCCGGCGACGGCGGAGTCCACGCCTGCCAGGAGCAAACCTTCCACCGTTGCTACGTGACCCACCTTCATCAACTGGGCGATACTGGAGGGCGTGTCCGACGTGCCATTTTACTCCGTCATGGACATCCGTCAAAACCTGTGGAACGTCCTCGGTCAGCTGGACCAGTCCCAACTCCGAGGACTATCGATCGGGCTCAGATGGCGtat ggagggaggagagagagagagagagagagagagagagagaaagatgACATGCACAACCTGGCGGTTTTCTCCCTCGGGCTGGAGCAGATGCCCGTCCAGACGCTGTTCCACGAGTGGATGCACGCCATGCCGTTTCTCGGGCAGGATTATCCAGACGCCCGAGGTATGAGCGGGAGTTGGGACTATGTGATCACTCTGTTCATAGAGCAAGCGTTGCATGTTCCAGAGGCCTACA TATATCTCGGCCTCTGGGCTGCCCTTGCTGACCTGAGCCCAAGCGGTTACCTGGACGCCAATGGCAGGGGAGGTGGATACACAATCGACCGCTTCTGGGGCATACGGCCTGAGGAAACCAAATGGGACCAGAATTTCCTTGAGGACAACACGGGTGAAACCGACAATCCGGCTTTTGGAGGCTGGATTACGGCGTAA
- the SFH1 gene encoding Chromatin structure remodeling complex protein sfh1 (EggNog:ENOG503NX1J; COG:B; COG:K) — MALRSESQQAILSSLAPRLRTYQNALIQPVIPSAVPANPLSRTTKRGTTIINYAEDGYDDYDDDDDDNRRRPTGLRSLRRDDSASKVDPSEKVGKEAVAPVEMQGIWRDWMNRTRRADAQNYAQACLPLTLIPIRIDLDIPSYTPPPALPVGGHADPNHPFFKPQEPTVPYRLRDTFMWNLHETVITTDQFATTLVQDLDLPNRAQTISEISKQIRTQLEEYAGVALHPLFHSHSSRPNAEPLKASIRVESATPAPQNLATSSLSRADTPHVPVTPSKLGNAPATPGAISEGEGVTASATPLETSADSYESPDDTYRCIVSLNINLSSQVYTDKFEWSLLHPPGTAELFAKQTCSDLGLSGEWVPAMTHAIYEAVLRLKKEACESGGLVAGWVGASSALTASGGVLPPGGVIEFPNDAVNPSGAGAGWRYDPDGLAESWGPRLEYLSKEEIEKREGDRERQIRRLRRETARFSSNTGLGAGGVPVGFGFTGLIEQDAEERMGRGERSKKKKRFRSLSPVGRAGTPGGYRGTPDATSGAGGYGGGGTLAEHERNTWRCSHCKVWGTSVWAVRDGPYGPRSLCNNCGFMFERDRKLPRFTLNLHLGDAKPL, encoded by the exons ATGGCTTTGCGGTCCGAGTCGCAACAGGCGATACTCTCGTCTTTGGCCCCTCGCTTGCGCACCTACCAGAATGCTCTGATCCAGCCTGTGATTCCCAGCGCCGTGCCGGCGAATCCTCTGTCGCGAACCACCAAGCGAGGAACGACTATAATCAACTATGCCGAGGATGGGTACGATGAttacgacgatgatgacgacgacaaccgTCGCCGACCTACCGGTTTGCGCAGCCTCCGTCGCGACGACAGCGCCTCCAAAGTAGACCCCAGCGAAAAGGTCGGCAAGGAAGCTGTCGCCCCAGTTGAGATGCAGGGCATCTGGCGCGACTGGATGAACAGGACGCGCCGGGCAGATGCCCAAAACTATGCCCAGGCTTGTCTCCCGCTGACGCTGATCCCGATTCGCATCGATCTCGACATTCCAAGCTACACACCCCCGCCTGCCCTGCCCGTCGGTGGCCATGCCGACCCAAATCACCCCTTCTTCAAACCCCAAGAACCAACAGTGCCTTACCGTCTACGCGACACCTTCATGTGGAATCTGCACGAGACAGTCATCACAACTGACCAGTTTGCCACCACCTTGGTTCAGGACCTCGATCTCCCCAACCGTGCCCAGACCATTTCAGAAATCAGCAAGCAGATTCGGACACAGCTTGAAGAATATGCCGGTGTTGCGCTTCATCCTCTTTTCCACTCGCACAGTTCACGACCCAACGCCGAGCCCTTAAAAGCTTCGATCCGTGTCGAGTCGGCCACTCCGGCCCCTCAAAACCTTGCAACCTCTTCCCTCAGCCGAGCCGATACCCCCCACGTTCCCGTGACACCGTCCAAGTTGGGGAATGCCCCAGCGACGCCGGGCGCGATAtctgaaggagaaggcgtGACCGCCAGCGCTACCCCGCTTGAAACGTCAGCTGATAGCTACGAGAGCCCCGACGATACCTATAGATGCATCGTCAGCCTTAACATCAACTTGTCGTCACAGGTGTACACGGACAAGTTTGAGTGGTCGCTGCTGCACCCGCCGGGAACGGCCGAGCTCTTCGCCAAGCAGACCTGTAGTGACTTGGGTTTGTCTGGCGAATGGGTGCCGGCCATGACGCATGCCATATATGAGGCTGTCCTACGTCTCAAGAAGGAAGCTTGCGAGTCGGGTGGTTTGGTTGCGGGCTGGGTTGGCGCCTCGTCTGCTCTCACTGCCAGCGGTGGTGTCCTGCCTCCAGGAGGAGTGATTGAGTTCCCGAATGACGCTGTCAACCCCAGCGGCGCAGGTGCTGGCTGGCGCTATGATCCTGACGGTCTTGCCGAATCCTGGGGCCCTCGTTTGGAGTATCTCagcaaggaggagattgagaaaCGGGAAGGTGACCGGGAGCGCCAGATTCGTCGGCTGAGGAGAGAGACCGCGCGCTTCAGCAGTAATACTGGGCTGGGCGCCGGTGGCGTGCCCGTTGGCTTCGGCTTCACCGGACTTATAGAGCAAGAtgcggaggagaggatggggagaggtgaaaggagcaaaaagaagaagcgcTTCAGGAGTCTGTCGCCGGTCGGCCGAGCGGGCACTCCCGGTGGATATAGGGGTACTCCAGATGCCACGAGCGGTGCTGGAGGTTACGGGGGTGGCGGAACACTTGCTGAGCATGAGAGGAACACTTGGCGGTGCTCCCACTGCAAGGTTTGGGGGACAAGTGTTTGGGCTGTTCGGGATGGTCCTTATGGGCCAAGG TCTCTTTGCAACAACTGCGGGTTCATGTTTGAGCGCGATCGCAAGCTGCCTCGTTTTACACTGAATCTACATCTTGGTGATGCCAAGCCACTCTAG
- a CDS encoding hypothetical protein (EggNog:ENOG503PB2W; COG:S) has protein sequence MSSAKDFPEAAIRDSQAILPVENADAVTVATPAPRPHERKLATIRRISSLERLTKRFGLATVDGWKVLILNEENFLVGELVVFCEVDSFTPHRNPYSKLFAPWGTLQTMYGEKGWRIATQQLEFRSGSEKVKVTSQGRIFKLNDIGTIVREFRALKLKAASTDHTSFEDYLRGVDFSEKLGIKKWEPESSSSAKVTASANVTTSTPVHRPSAPVATSASVKASAATIAAALVAASMAPVQAAATMLNPKPPAFMLSTKMERHQNCPNLFNKPKYRRLVYQQTVKLDGSAMSIYFVNKDSHLYHSLPLLNSRVAPFYRKTCVFENGRAGICSTNKDIIYSTEPCEAFVNTAVGLGLPKLLAKLDLNIAFQGELVGHNICGNPYGYAAPNDKANGKIGDCGNGFDFFLHSIVDLHTGKKWKPKAVCEFAAQHQIRHVPLEGYVRIREIANSHDELQAMTEAAPGEGFVFKCFEDQRSFKVLSTKWILEKGDEALARGERLRDRTAPVEQPHSILRIGGTQSGEVRLPAPVTSAAVKAKQIAVANAVAPLPATSAHVLKPEEKKLASEPIPHAAPKTSDATKPVIVAPTVQARAVRAQAIQAPAVKAPAVTAPAINVTVPAEDAVKRARNDELWAELTPGMQLFEAWASGNDYQNIIDYVNAWKAKHVADQAFNEICQKKKAAQDKIADEQKQRAMLRKFAKEQQEKAPANEAWHQTLAISNDIPTPEPSFNLDCAAEESDSEVSGVDEDPGTDVVAPESTTTVMAPSVSITMSPKRAPVKKTVTVSKETLSWLGF, from the coding sequence ATGTCTTCGGCCAAGGATTTCCCCGAGGCCGCCATCAGGGACTCTCAGGCGATCTTGCCCGTCGAGAACGCCGACGCTGTCACCGTCGCGACACCTGCGCCTCGTCCTCATGAGCGCAAGCTCGCCACCATTCGCcgcatctcctccctcgagaGGCTTACCAAGAGATTCGGCTTGGCCACAGTTGACGGCTGGAAAGTCTTGATCCTCAATGAGGAGAACTTTTTGGTCGGCGAACTCGTGGTGTTCTGCGAGGTGGACTCATTCACACCCCACCGCAACCCCTACTCGAAGCTCTTCGCTCCTTGGGGCACACTTCAGACCATGTATGGTGAGAAGGGCTGGCGTATTGCCACCCAACAGCTCGAGTTTCGCAGCGGGTCGGAAAAGGTCAAGGTCACTTCTCAGGGCCGAATTTTCAAGCTGAATGATATCGGGACCATCGTCAGAGAATTCCGCGCTCTGAAACTCAAGGCTGCCTCGACCGATCACACCAGCTTCGAGGACTACCTTCGCGGCGTTGACTTCTCTGAGAAGCTCGGCATCAAGAAGTGGGAGCCCgagtcttcttcctcggccaaGGTCACGGCTTCCGCCAATGTCACCACTTCGACTCCTGTCCACCGTCCTTCGGCTCCCGTCGCCACTTCGGCTTCCGTCAAGGCTTCGGCTGCCACCATCGCTGCGGCTCTTGTCGCTGCTTCGATGGCGCCTGTCCAAGCGGCAGCCACTATGCTGAACCCCAAGCCGCCTGCGTTCATGCTCAGCACCAAAATGGAGAGGCATCAGAACTGCCCCAACCTTTTCAATAAGCCCAAGTACCGCCGCCTCGTGTACCAGCAGACGGTGAAGCTCGACGGTTCCGCCATGAGCATTTACTTCGTCAACAAGGACTCTCACCTTTACCACAGCTTGCCCTTGCTGAACTCCCGCGTCGCTCCCTTCTACCGCAAGACCTGCGTTTTCGAGAACGGTCGCGCCGGTATTTGCAGCACCAACAAAGACATCATCTACAGCACCGAGCCCTGCGAGGCTTTCGTCAACACCGCCGTTGGTCTCGGCCTTCCGAAGCTTCTCGCGAAGTTGGATCTCAACATCGCCTTCCAGGGTGAACTTGTCGGCCACAACATTTGCGGCAATCCCTACGGCTACGCCGCTCCTAACGACAAGGCCAATGGCAAGATCGGCGACTGTGGCAACGGCTTTgacttcttcctccactcCATCGTCGACCTTCACACTGGCAAGAAGTGGAAACCCAAGGCCGTCTGCGAGTTTGCTGCCCAACACCAGATTCGCCACGTTCCTCTCGAGGGCTACGTGCGAATTCGCGAGATCGCCAACAGCCACGACGAGCTCCAGGCCATGACTGAAGCCGCGCCCGGCGAGGGCTTCGTTTTCAAGTGCTTCGAGGACCAACGCTCATTCAAGGTCCTGAGCACCAAGTGGATTCTCGAGAAAGGCGATGAGGCCCTCGCTCGTGGCGAGCGTCTGCGAGACCGCACTGCCCCCGTGGAGCAACCCCATTCCATTTTGCGCATCGGCGGCACCCAATCTGGGGAGGTTAGACTCCCCGCCCCAGTGAcctctgctgctgtcaaGGCCAAGCAGATCGCTGTTGCCAACGCCGTCGCTCCGCTTCCCGCGACTTCTGCTCACGTTCTGAAgcccgaggagaagaagctaGCTTCTGAGCCTATCCCCCACGCGGCCCCAAAGACCTCTGACGCCACGAAGCCGGTCATCGTCGCTCCAACCGTCCAAGCTCGGGCCGTCAGGGCTCAAGCCATTCAGGCTCCAGCTGTCAAGGCTCCAGCCGTCACGGCTCCGGCCATCAACGTTACCGTTCCCGCCGAAGACGCCGTCAAGCGGGCAAGGAACGACGAGCTCTGGGCCGAGCTCACTCCCGGCATGCAGTTATTCGAGGCCTGGGCCTCTGGCAACGACTACCAGAACATCATCGACTACGTCAACGCCTGGAAGGCAAAGCACGTGGCCGACCAGGCTTTCAACGAGATCTgccagaagaagaaagctGCCCAGGATAAGATCGCCGACGAGCAAAAGCAGCGTGCCATGCTGCGCAAGTTCGCGAAGGAGCAGCAAGAGAAGGCTCCAGCCAACGAGGCCTGGCACCAGACTTTGGCCATCAGCAACGACATCCCGACGCCTGAGCCTTCTTTCAATCTCGACTGTGCCGCTGAGGAGTCCGACAGCGAGGTTTCCGGCGTTGATGAGGACCCCGGGACGGATGTCGTTGCCCCCGAGTCGACCACCACCGTCATGGCTCCCAGCGTGAGCATCACCATGTCGCCCAAGCGCGCCCCAGTCAAGAAGACGGTCACTGTCTCCAAGGAGACCCTCAGCTGGCTCGGCTTCTAA
- a CDS encoding hypothetical protein (COG:T; EggNog:ENOG503P2CN), whose protein sequence is MTVNDSHVESAPSSNPRDGHSFTTTAPAHQKLHLSPRSEDMVRRVPSRNEMNIHHITEDLSSAPSTTFTYFTPDTDECYIGSLPLPSSSLTPSLILESSSHLERIPDGLIYPLMPGKPLMALIIAPDSPPEDSETGAYFIRRPNLLNFDTKDKDRAEQQQAMLLREAVILQQLAQHGHPNMIRYHGTRTRRGRITGLVFDKHPYTLLEYLAEVKEKGKGNEIEVESFVRGLESVVSRLHQLGLAHNSIRAENIVVGRGEGGEGVRAVLVEFSKCLPFGKKFRTSYDGELKVSSKENDRRAVKDFRSWLEGVVDPTLITPTQDDQPASS, encoded by the coding sequence ATGACTGTCAACGACTCCCATGTTGAATCTGCCCCTAGCAGCAATCCTCGGGATGGCCattccttcaccaccaccgctcctgCTCATCAAAAGCTTCACCTCAGTCCCCGGAGCGAGGACATGGTTCGCCGTGTGCCCTCCCGCAATGAGATGAACATCCACCACATCACCGAagacctctcctccgccccctccaccaccttcacaTACTTCACCCCTGACACGGATGAATGCTACATCGGCAgtctccccctcccgtcctCGTCACTCACACCGTCCCTAATTCTCGAGTCATCCTCCCATCTGGAGCGGATCCCCGACGGTCTCATCTATCCCCTCATGCCAGGGAAGCCTCTCATGGCGCTGATTATCGCGCCTGACTCACCCCCGGAGGATTCAGAGACAGGAGCGTACTTCATCCGCCGGCCCAATCTTTTGAATTTTGACACCAAAGACAAGGACAGggcagagcagcagcaggccaTGCTCCTCAGGGAGGCTGTTATTCTCCAGCAGTTGGCGCAGCATGGCCATCCAAACATGATTCGCTATCACGGCACAAGAaccaggagagggaggatcACGGGATTGGTGTTTGACAAGCATCCATACACCCTGTTGGAGTACCTGGccgaggtgaaggagaagggcaaAGGAAATGAGATCGAGGTTGAGTCGTTcgtgagggggttggaaagTGTGGTGAGCAGGCTGCACCAGCTGGGTCTGGCGCACAACAGTATTCGGGCTGAGAACATTGTTGTGGGGAGAGGCGAGGGTGGcgagggggtgagggcggtgctggtggaaTTTAGCAAGTGTTTGCCTTTTGGCAAGAAGTTCAGGACATCGTATGATGGGGAGCTCAAGGTTTCGTCAAAGGAGAACGATCGCCGGGCAGTCAAGGACTTCAGGTCGTGGctggaaggggtggttgaCCCCACGCTGATCACCCCTACACAGGACGACCAGCCTGCCAGTAGTTGA
- a CDS encoding hypothetical protein (COG:S; EggNog:ENOG503PA0Q), which translates to MMARLSFLLPLLGLLTVPAAAVLTISAALNVIEYVPLLTTSEDYYNSSAIFVNGGVAPLVRNSSIDLGANAETQALRNYANNTSLRIIWNIAEVPYRLVANRAAGISSLSDLKGKRVGTINGTSAGYFVEQLLKTVGLEYGDYQTIAGNICHEAPCGNRTFPDMLARGEIDAFGIWEPTLQLGIDALPAGQTVVFQDRKVYREIYNLHSTKEKLANKKKRKEIVVFLKNLIKAQRVFEEEPEKVYARVSGAVNVSVPLLEKVWRVHDWSGGIPEDLVDVLGEEEKYIARVDNRTASSREHVAKMVDGSVLVEALALLKKEERRGEGHGKECGRD; encoded by the coding sequence ATGATGGCACGCCTTTCCTTTCTTCTGCCCCTTTTGGGCCTGCTCACAGTTCCTGCAGCAGCTGTTCTCACCATCTCGGCCGCTCTCAACGTAATCGAATACGTCCCTCTCCTTACCACCTCCGAAGATTACTACAACTCCTCCGCAATTTTCGTCAACGGCGGGGTCGCGCCCCTCGTCCGCAACAGCTCTATCGACCTCGGCGCCAACGCCGAAACCCAAGCCCTCCGCAATTACGCAAATAACACCTCCCTCCGGATCATCTGGAACATTGCCGAGGTCCCCTACCGCCTGGTAGCCAACCGCGCAGCCGGTATTTCCTCTCTTTCCGATCTCAAGGGGAAGCGAGTTGGCACTATCAACGGCACCTCGGCGGGTTACTTTGTCGAGCAGCTCCTCAAAACCGTCGGTCTCGAATACGGGGATTACCAAACCATCGCCGGCAACATCTGCCACGAGGCGCCCTGCGGGAACAGGACCTTCCCGGACATGCTGGCAAGAGGAGAGATTGACGCGTTTGGCATCTGGGAACCCACCCTCCAATTGGGCATCGACGCGCTCCCCGCGGGGCAGACGGTGGTCTTCCAGGACAGAAAGGTGTACCGCGAGATTTACAACTTGCACTCTACCAAAGAGAAGCTGgcgaacaagaagaaaaggaaagagattGTGGTGTTCTTGAAGAATCTGATCAAGGCGCAGAgggtgtttgaggaggagccggagAAGGTCTATGCGAGGGTCTCGGGTGCGGTGAATGTGAGCGTGCcgttgttggagaaggttTGGCGGGTTCATGACTGGAGTGGGGGAATCCCGGAGGATCTGGTGGATgtgctgggggaggaggagaagtacATTGCCAGGGTGGATAACAGGACCGCGAGCAGTAGGGAGCATGTGGCCAagatggtggatgggagTGTGCTTGTGGAGGCGTTGGcgctgttgaagaaggaggagcggcGTGGAGAGGGACATGGGAAGGAATGTGGGCGGGATTGA